In the Desulfuromonas sp. DDH964 genome, CATCGGCAGCAGCCCCTTGAGGCAATCCCCGATCAGGGTGAGGATGCCGAACTTGCGCCCCGCGACCCGGTAGACGTTGGTGGCGCCGATGTTGCCGCTCCCCGCCTGACGGACATCGCCACGGCCGGCGAGGCGGGTCAGGATCACGCCGGTGGGTATGGCGCCGATCAGGTAGCAGAGTGCCAGCAGCAGAGGGAAGGTCACGGTGAACTCCACGGCAGAAAACGGTCGCGGGCGGTGAATGGTCGCCCGCCCGAAGGTCCATTATCTAGCATGGCGAACCCCGGAAAAGCAAGGGATTTCCAGGGTTCGGAACAGGTGGGGCGTTGCCGGCAAGGTCAGGATGCTGCGCCGCCGGCCCGCCTTACCCCCCGTACTCTTCCAGAAACAGGCTGAAGGTGAGGACCACCATCAGCAGGTCGTTATCGAAGGTCTGATTGAGGGAAAAGCCTTCCTCCAGCGCCATCTCCTTGAGACGTTCCACCGTCTCCGGATTGAAATAATTTTCCCGCTTGACCCGCTCAAAGGAGAGGTAATCGAGGACGAACTGGCGGTCGTGGCGCAGCAGATAATCACTCCCCGGGGCGACGAAAGCGAATTTTTCGCGGTTGACGATCGCGGGGGGAACGATGTCGGTGGCGGTCTGTTTGAGCAGGGCCTTTTCGACCCCCTGGGCGATCATCAGCCGCGGCTGGATGCCGCGCACCAGTTCGATCAGGTCGAGGTCGAGGAACGGGTAGCGCCCTTCCACCGAATGGGCCATGGCCACCCGATCGCCGTGGTCGGCAAGAAGATGGTCGGCGATGCGCAGCTTGAAATCGATGTAGGAGCGCTGGTGAAAAGGATCGCGTCCGCGCAGTCGCTCACGGTTTAAAACGGGATTCCCGGTCGATTCGAAGGTGTCGAGGGCGGCGGCCAGCGCCGGGGCATAGAGGGCGCCCTTCAATTCCCGAAACGCATGATAATCCCGTTCGTAGTAAAAATCGGCGTCCCCCCAGAGGCGCTGCCGGGTCTCCCCTTCGAGGAGCTGCTCCGGGGTCGGAAAGGGAGCGGGGCGCCGCAGCCGGTCGAGGCGGTAACCGACATAGCCGCCAAAGAGCTCGTCGGCCCCCTCGCCGCTGAGAACAACCTTGTAACCCTGGTCGCGAACCATCGCCGAGAGGGCCAGCGAGCAGGTGTTGTACGACTCCTTGAGGGGAGTTTCGGCGGCGCGTATCACCTGGGGGAGGCGACTGGCGATCCCCTGCCAGTCGAAGACGGTCAGATGACGGCGGGCGTCCATCCCACTCAGCGCCAGTTCCTGAAAAGCCTGCTCGTCGATCTCTGCCTGCGCGAAACCGATGGAGAAGCAGTCCCAGTGGTCGGCGGGACGCAGGCGCTGGATCAGCCGCGCCACCAGGGAGGAATCGAGACCCCCCGAAAGGTAGAAGCCGACCGGGACATCGGCGCGCAGCCGTCGCTCAACCGCCCGGGTCAGGGTGGCGAGCAGCTCCTCGCAGAGCAGCGCCGGATCGCGCGACGGCGCCGGTTCTGCCGCCAGCGGGTAGTCCAGGTCCCAGTATTCCTGCACCTCCAGCCGGCCAGAGGCCACCCGCAGCAGCTGGCCGGCCGGCAGCGACTTGACCCCCTGAAACATGGTCTGGGGACTGGCCAGGCCGGGGAAGGTGAGGATCTGGTCGAGTCCGGCCGGGTCGATGGCCGGGCGGAAGCCGGGATACTGCAACAGGGCCTTGATCTCCGAGGCGAAGAGGAGCTGGCCCTGGTGGATGGCGTAGTAGAAGGGGCAGATGCCGATCTGGTCGCGGGCGGCGAGAAATCGCCGCGCGCGGCGGTCGTAGAGGGCAAAGGCGAACTGGCCGCGCAGGTGGTCGACGAGGTTGTCCCCGTACTCCTCATAGAGATGGACCAGGACCTCCACGTCGCTGCGGGAGCGGAAGGTGTGACCGCGGGCGAGGAGTTCGGCGCGCAGTTCCGGCTCGTTGTAGATCTCGCCATTGCAGATCGAGACCAGCGAGCCATCCTCGTTGAAATGGGGCTGTCCCCCCCCCTCCAGATCGACGATCGCCAGGCGCCGGAAACCGAAGCAGACCTCGGGTCCGGTGAAGTAGCCTTCGCCGTCCGGGCCGCGGTGGACGAGGGCAGCCGCCATCCGCGGCAGAATTACGGCGGCGTCACGGCAGTCGGTGGCAAAATCGAGGGCGAAGTAGCCGGTGATGCCGCACATCTAGCAATCGTCTCCGATCCGGTTCAGCTCGGCGAGAAAATCGGCGTCGTCGCAGCCGAGATTTCGGGTGATTTCCTGGGCCAGCTCCCGCAGCGGGGTTTCGGGGGCCCCGCTGGCAACCGCGGCGAGGCGCGCCAGGGCGGAAGCGAGGGTCGCCACTGTTTCGGGCCGGTAGAGTTCGCAGTCGTATTCGATGAAGCCGCTGAGAGGTTCGTCGTCGAAGAGTTCGAAATCGAGGTCAAAGCGGCAGCTGACCGAATCCTCGAAAAAGGGCTCGCAGTCGATACCGGGGAGCTCCAGCACCAGGGGGCGATTGTTGTGGAAAATCAGCAGCACGTCGAACAGGGGATGGCGGTTGCGGCTGCGCGGCAGGCCGAGATCCGCAACCAGGCTACTGAAGGGGTAGTCCTGGTGTTCAAATGCCGCCAGGGTCTGTTGCTGGAGCTCGTCGAGGAGGCTGGAAAAGGACTGCTCGCCCCTGAGGCGGGAGCGGATCGGCAGCAGGTTGAGAAAGTAACCGACCAGGTCGTGGGTGGCCGGATGGCTGCGGTTGGCGCTGGGGACGCCAATGATCGACTCCTCGGCATCGGCGAGGGCATAGATGAGAAGCTTGAGCAGGGCCTGCAGGACCACGAAGGGGGTGACCCGTGCCTGCCGGGCGAGCTGCCGTATCCCCTTTGCCTGCTCCGCCAGGTCAAAACGATGGCGGGCACCGCGGCCGGCGCGGACCGCCGGGCGCGGAAAATCGGCAAAGAGGTCGAGCTGCGGCAACTCGCCGGCCAGGGTAGCGCCCCAGTAACGGCGATCGGCTGCGCTGGCGTCACCGGCAAGGTAGCGCTGCTGGGCGCGGGCGAAGTCCCGGTAATGGAGCGCCGGTGGGGGCAGTTCCGCACTTTCCCCGCGCACGGCGGCGGCGTAGCCCTGGGCGAGTTCCCGGGCGAGGACCGTATCGGACCAGCCGTCGCTGATCAGGTGGTGGAAGA is a window encoding:
- the asnB gene encoding asparagine synthase (glutamine-hydrolyzing); protein product: MCGITGYFALDFATDCRDAAVILPRMAAALVHRGPDGEGYFTGPEVCFGFRRLAIVDLEGGGQPHFNEDGSLVSICNGEIYNEPELRAELLARGHTFRSRSDVEVLVHLYEEYGDNLVDHLRGQFAFALYDRRARRFLAARDQIGICPFYYAIHQGQLLFASEIKALLQYPGFRPAIDPAGLDQILTFPGLASPQTMFQGVKSLPAGQLLRVASGRLEVQEYWDLDYPLAAEPAPSRDPALLCEELLATLTRAVERRLRADVPVGFYLSGGLDSSLVARLIQRLRPADHWDCFSIGFAQAEIDEQAFQELALSGMDARRHLTVFDWQGIASRLPQVIRAAETPLKESYNTCSLALSAMVRDQGYKVVLSGEGADELFGGYVGYRLDRLRRPAPFPTPEQLLEGETRQRLWGDADFYYERDYHAFRELKGALYAPALAAALDTFESTGNPVLNRERLRGRDPFHQRSYIDFKLRIADHLLADHGDRVAMAHSVEGRYPFLDLDLIELVRGIQPRLMIAQGVEKALLKQTATDIVPPAIVNREKFAFVAPGSDYLLRHDRQFVLDYLSFERVKRENYFNPETVERLKEMALEEGFSLNQTFDNDLLMVVLTFSLFLEEYGG